The genomic window TGATCGGGGGTGAGTGTGACGAAAACCTCGAAACGCTGGCTTCTTCTTGCGGCGACGCTTTGCGGTCTCGGTTCCGAGCCGAGCAAGGCGTTTTCGCAATCGCAAGACAATCTCATGCCCTACGCCATGCTGCGGTCCTTGCAATTCGTGCAGGATTCGGTCGCCATGGGAGATCATTCCGCCTCCGAAATGCAGCGCTTTCTGCTGCAGACGATCGATGAGCGGCTGAAGAGCGCACCTTCGGCGATCTTCAAGGACCCGCGCAATGTCGATGCGGCGCTGATCTATGCGATGAGCGGCGGCAACCCGGCCACGCTGGAATTGCTGGTCGCGCGCGATGTGGATGGCAATTTCGACAGCCGTGTCGCCGATATCCTGCGCAAATACCTGTCAGGCAAGGGAACGCTGGTGGCGCAGAGCATCGCTGCCATGGTGCCGGAATATCGCGGCACGCGGATTGGCGCCTATCTGGCGCTGATCGGCGGCAATGTGACGATCCCGCGCGATCCGCTGGCGGCACTCACCTTTTATGACATCGCCCGGCTTGAAGCACCCGGCACCATCGTGGAGGAGGCGGCTTTGCGCCGCTCGCTCGCGATTGCGGTGGAAGACGGCGACGCGACAAGGGGTGTCGAATATGCGCAGCGTTATGCGCGGCGGTTCCTGCATTCGCCCTATGCCAGCCAGTTCGCGGATCTTCTCGTCTCGCTGGTCGTCAAGCGCGCCGATTCCATCGGTGAAGAGGCGATACAGGAAACCTTCGCCATGATGGATACGGAGAGGCAGAAGGAAGCTTATCTGCGCCTTTCCCGCCTGGCGGCGATCAGCGGCAAGGATTCGCTGGCGCGCATGGCGGCGCTGAAGGCAAAGACGCTTTCTCCGGCTTTGCCGGGCACACCGGAAGTACAGGCCAATCTTTATGAAAGTCTCTCCAACATCGGCACGCCCGATGTGGTGAGCGCGATCGAGACAATCGGGCAAATTCCCGAAGCGCAGCTGTCGGATCGGGACAGGGCGCTGCGGGATGCGGCAAGGGCGATTGCCGATCAGGTGGTGCGCCTCCCTTCCGGGGAGATCGCCGTCGAGGCCGAGGCTGCGGCGACGAACGAGCCCGGGGGCACTGCACCTGCAAAAGAGGCGGCGGTCGCTGCCGAGACAAAAAGCATATGGCGGGTTGAAACCCAGAAGGCGGACGATGCGGGCGAAGGCGTCCGGCAACTCGTGACGAGTGGCCGCAGCAAGCTCGATGAAATCGACAGCCTGTTGAAGAAAGGCGAGGGGGCACCATGATCGACGCAACCATCAACGCGATAGTGAACGCGCCACCATCCGACGCCCGCGCCGGCAGCGCCAACGCAAGGGACGACGCCAAGGGCGGCAGTTTCGGCGACGCACTTTCTACGATCCGTGACGAACGCACGCCGCAATCGCGGCATCAGCAGCAAGATGCGGGATCGGCCAGGGACGAGCAAGCAAAACCCGATGGCGAGGCTGAGAAGATGGATGCTCCGGTCAAACGCCCTCCAACCTTTCTGAGTGTGATCGCTCAAGAGCATGTTGGCGAAACCCGTAACCATGAGACGGTGGCCGAGTTTCAGAACGCTTTGAAAACGGTGCGCACCTCGGCTGACAACGGCAAGACCGGCAAGAAGCTCAAGGATGAGACGGATAAGGACGCCGAGACGGCAGCGGACACGATCGATCCGAAGCTTGCAGAGCTCAAGACGGTCATGATCGGTGCCGGCGATATTGCGACAGCCAAGACGCCGCTTGAGGAAATTGCGCAGGCGATTGCCGGCAAGGCGGACCTGGTGAAATCCGACAGGGCCGAACCCGTGCGCGGCAAGGCTGAGCCTTCGCTGAAGGACATGCCAACGAAGATGGAGCTTGCTGCAAACGAGGCGGACACCGGCTCGGAAAGCGGCAACGATGCCTCAGCGTTCCGTTTCGCCTCCTCCCGCTCGGGCACGGCCCGCGCGCTTGATATGGGCACGGTTCAGCGTGAAGGCCGCGTCGATTTCGAGGTCAGGGAAAGCAGCGGCAAGGTGGCCGATACGGTTACCGTTGTCGATTCACGGCGGTTCATTGGCCTGGCGCCCTCGACCAACGCTTCGGCTCTGACCGGCCTCATCGTTAGTGATCCGGAATGGGTCAGCGCCATGCAGCCGGGTTCGTCGCTGTCCAACGCAGCGGCCCAGAGCAGCACGGGCAAGGTTGTGCATACGCTGAAGCTGCATATGACGCCGATCGAGCTCGGATCGGTGACGATGTCGCTGCGCCTGGCGGGCGATGAGCTCGCCGTTCACATGACGGTGGAGAGCGTGGCGGCCTATAAAAAGCTTCAGGACGACAGCAAGAGCATCCTTGAAGGCCTCAAGGCGCAGGGTCTGACGGTTGACAACATCACCATCAGCATCGCTTCTTCCGACAAGAGTGACCAAACGGGCACACAGGGCAACAATCAGCAAAATCAGCAGGCGCAGCAGCAGGGCCAGCAGGCCGCTGCGGGGCGCAACCGTGACGAGTCCGGCGCACGGGATGGCCGGCAAGGCAATGGTGATAATTTGGGGGTGCATAATGAAGGCATGGATGGCGCTTCTGGCTCTGCCCGCTCTTCTGCTGACAATGGCGTCTACCTCTGAAAACGCGTCGGCTTCGGCAACATCAGGTGTCTGTGAAAGAGAAATCCAGTCGGCCGCCCGCAAATATGGCGTGCCGGAAGGAATTCTCTATTCCGTCGGCCTGACCGAGACGGGCCGCAAGGGGCGGCTCGACCCTAATGCAATGAATATTGAAGGAAAACCGGTATTTGCGGCCTCCACGGAGGAGGCGCTGCTGACTTTCGAGGCGGCAAAGCGCAACGGCGCCAAGCTGATCGACCTCGGATGCATGCAGATAAATCATTATTTCCATGGCGAAAACTTCACATCCGCGCGGGAAATGTTCGATCCGCGCCGCAATGTCGAATATGCCGCCATGTTCCTGCGCAATCTCCATAACAGGCATGAAACCTGGACGATGGCGGTCGCGCGCTATCATGCCGGCCCGAATAATGACCCCGCGCAGAAGAAATATGTCTGCCGCGTCATCGCCAATCTGGTGGCGACGGGTTACGGGAAATGGACTCCCAACGCGAAAAGCTTCTGCGACGGATGACAACCTGAGATTGCTT from Agrobacterium tumefaciens includes these protein-coding regions:
- the motC gene encoding chemotaxis protein MotC — its product is MSVTKTSKRWLLLAATLCGLGSEPSKAFSQSQDNLMPYAMLRSLQFVQDSVAMGDHSASEMQRFLLQTIDERLKSAPSAIFKDPRNVDAALIYAMSGGNPATLELLVARDVDGNFDSRVADILRKYLSGKGTLVAQSIAAMVPEYRGTRIGAYLALIGGNVTIPRDPLAALTFYDIARLEAPGTIVEEAALRRSLAIAVEDGDATRGVEYAQRYARRFLHSPYASQFADLLVSLVVKRADSIGEEAIQETFAMMDTERQKEAYLRLSRLAAISGKDSLARMAALKAKTLSPALPGTPEVQANLYESLSNIGTPDVVSAIETIGQIPEAQLSDRDRALRDAARAIADQVVRLPSGEIAVEAEAAATNEPGGTAPAKEAAVAAETKSIWRVETQKADDAGEGVRQLVTSGRSKLDEIDSLLKKGEGAP
- a CDS encoding flagellar hook-length control protein FliK; the protein is MIDATINAIVNAPPSDARAGSANARDDAKGGSFGDALSTIRDERTPQSRHQQQDAGSARDEQAKPDGEAEKMDAPVKRPPTFLSVIAQEHVGETRNHETVAEFQNALKTVRTSADNGKTGKKLKDETDKDAETAADTIDPKLAELKTVMIGAGDIATAKTPLEEIAQAIAGKADLVKSDRAEPVRGKAEPSLKDMPTKMELAANEADTGSESGNDASAFRFASSRSGTARALDMGTVQREGRVDFEVRESSGKVADTVTVVDSRRFIGLAPSTNASALTGLIVSDPEWVSAMQPGSSLSNAAAQSSTGKVVHTLKLHMTPIELGSVTMSLRLAGDELAVHMTVESVAAYKKLQDDSKSILEGLKAQGLTVDNITISIASSDKSDQTGTQGNNQQNQQAQQQGQQAAAGRNRDESGARDGRQGNGDNLGVHNEGMDGASGSARSSADNGVYL
- a CDS encoding lytic transglycosylase domain-containing protein, producing the protein MALLALPALLLTMASTSENASASATSGVCEREIQSAARKYGVPEGILYSVGLTETGRKGRLDPNAMNIEGKPVFAASTEEALLTFEAAKRNGAKLIDLGCMQINHYFHGENFTSAREMFDPRRNVEYAAMFLRNLHNRHETWTMAVARYHAGPNNDPAQKKYVCRVIANLVATGYGKWTPNAKSFCDG